From Sediminitomix flava:
TTTGCTTCTTTAGTATTAAATCCAAAATCTCCAGGTGATTCCAATTCATACTGAATATTTGAAGGCAAATCAACTAATTCAGAAAACTCATTAAACGTTTTTGAATTACAAGAAATTAAAACTTCTTTATCATCCTTTGATTGTTTACCATAAAGAAATTCAATTGAATTCGATACCTTAATTCTACCAGCCCATGGAGCATCAAGATCTCGTACATAGATTGATTCACCACATTCAGTCCCATTTTCCCCTTGAAAATAAAGAAATTTATAACAATCTCCTGTGGTATTTCTTGCGAAAGGTAGTTTTTTAGTTTGCTGATCTTCAGGGTAAGTGTATAAATCATTAAGATTATTGTAAGCAGTATCCGCAATATTATTATCAGTAATTTCTTCTAATAATGATGGTAGGATTTCATATTTCTCATCTAACATTTCAATGATTACCCTACTGCAATCCAGTTCTTTAAGAAACTTTTTAAATCTTTCTGGGTAAAGCACACCAAATTTCTTCTCCAAATGTTCCATG
This genomic window contains:
- a CDS encoding SMI1/KNR4 family protein, whose translation is MEHLEKKFGVLYPERFKKFLKELDCSRVIIEMLDEKYEILPSLLEEITDNNIADTAYNNLNDLYTYPEDQQTKKLPFARNTTGDCYKFLYFQGENGTECGESIYVRDLDAPWAGRIKVSNSIEFLYGKQSKDDKEVLISCNSKTFNEFSELVDLPSNIQYELESPGDFGFNTKEANTPISVTTSLTISSNKDEKDDFCVIHVCIELDRGGKVLYGNYNYEIKSNKLLNLCFDENQNYRIYYYKFHAVMDALKKFKDRCLSNDLSIEELNEKINTSNYLNVIKGYFYSVDIMGNASLYGV